The sequence below is a genomic window from Synechococcus sp. PCC 7335.
ATGCCCGACTCTCTACCCTTCGCGGTCCGCTTGCTGCCAATGCAATCCTTGAAAACTATCTCGATCAGCTATCGAGCCTGAATTGACTGTGTGGCTTTGCAGGCAAAAGTATAAGGTAGTCAGACTAGACATCACCGGCTTAATTTGGGAATCAACATAGGATGGCATGCAACTAGGTAAGCTTGGCTTAGCATAGCCAAATCAAAGCGAAGCGCGAACGTCACTCCTAGCCCCTTTATTGGGCTTTATTTCGATAGCCTCGATTTCCAATCGTGGGGCGATTCTCAAGCGTAGATAGCCTGAGTAGTTACAAATGAACTTATCTTTCTCAAGATAAAAGCGATTGAAAATTGATATTGGCGTGATATCATTTAATCCTATGGCTATAGTCATGACTACGGTCACTTTGATGCAAGCTAAAATACTTGAAAAGTTCGCAATGAAAGCTATCTCCAAAAGCAAACTCAAAAGTAAGCTGTTAGAGTTTTTACGCTTCGTAGAATCGGAAGGCGAAGAACTCGTGGTGACCGACAGAGGCAACCCCGTCGTCAAGATTGTGAAGTACGCCGAGTCGCCTTCAACAGAAGCGCTCTTTGGTGACATGAGAGGGAAAGTCCAATATTTTGAAGACCTGACAGCGCCAACTAGCGATGAATGGGAAGAGCTATGAGTATCGTACTCGACACCTGCGCGCTCATTTGGTGGAGTCTGGATCCGGTTAAGCTCTCAGATAACGCGAAGCAATCCTGCGAGCAGATGGAGAAAGACAAGTGCGGTCTGGTTTCATCTATTTCGCTCTGGGAAATTGCAATCAAAATAAAGAACAAAAAGTTAGATTTAGGTGTAGATCTCGATATCTATTTGGCCGCGCTTAAAAAGTCTGATGTTGTTCGGATCGTTCCAGTTGATGAAAAGACTTGGATAGAGAGCGTGAGACTAGAGTGGTCGCATCGAGACCCAGCAGATCGGGTTGTGGTTACGCTAGCTCATAGCTATCAGGCTTCGCTTGTGACCTCCGATAAAGAGATAAGAAATTTCTACTCCAATGTGGCCTGGTAATGTTGTTTGAGTCTGTGCTTACTACCGAAGCTAACGCCAGCTTTATCAGATAGACATCATCGAACCAATTTAGGAACCAGCTTGACGATTCACACTGTAATCATTATTCTTTGCGAGCTTCTCAAAATGCTTTGCCCCTTAAAGTAGGCTGAATGATAGCTATCATCCTCTCGCCCTCATTCCTTTGAGTTAAGTGTTCACTTAGTTTTTCTCTATCAGGTACTTGAACAGGTCATCAATAACTGCGTCCGCAGCGATAGGACCGCTACCAATCCAGTAGCGAGGAACCACATAGACCTGATTATTTTGCACGGCCTTTAGCTGCTGCCATAGGGGATTAGCCTGCAGCTCTTCTAGTTTTTGTTGAGCTTCTTGAGCAGTTGCATCATCTTCTGCCGTCCAGACAAATATGACATCTCCATCTATTTGGTCGAGCGCTTCAAAGCTAATAGGTGCCTGAATTTGGTTTTGAAAACGCTGCAATGCTTGATCAGCGCTAATGTCTTGACCTTCAGGGCGAGCGACGCCTGCATCTTGTAATATTGTGCCAATAAAAGACTCTCGAAAATATTGATAGACCGAATCTGGATAGACACGCACAACAGAAACTGTGAACGAAGACAGCTTATCTGCGCCATACTTTGCCTCGAACTGCTGCTTAAAGTTCTCTAGCCGCAGATAATAGTTGTCCATAACCTGCTGTGCGGACTCCTCTCTATTGAGCGTCTCAGCATACTTTTGAAAAACATCCTTCCACAAACCGCTATGCTCAAACTCAAAGAATACGGTAGGCGCAATTTGAGAGGTTTGTCTGTACAAGCTAACTGGAAAATCGGAGCCCAATATCAAATCTGGCTTTAGTGGCAGCATTCGTTCTAAACTTGGACGCTTTGATTCACCCAGGTCAACGATGTCTTCTAGTTTCTCTAGCGGGTAGTCGTTACCGATCCACTGAATGTCAGTACTGGCAACGGGCTGTATGCCTAGCGCGATCGCATTTTCCAGAGAAACGGCATCTAAGGTCGCCAGTCGCTCGACTCGCTCAGGCATGCAGGTCTCACCCGCGACATGCTCCACTGGGTAGCAGGCAGTGACGGATTGAGCGACCTTTAGGTTATTTTCTGGTTGGCAGGCAATTAGGAGATAAGCCCAAAGCAATCCGACCAAGAAAAATAAAATTGTGCGAGATAATCTAAAGCGGAAAGAGACCATAGCTTAAAATTCAACCGCGAAAGATGCTGAGATACCGAAGGGCGCCCCAGGGTTGACATATAATGACGAACCATAGCTAGTTGATGGGAAGTAATCAATGTCAAACAAGTTTTCGACGTTGAGCTGTGCTCGCCAGTTATCTCGCTTGTAAAACAGCGCGGCATCGGTACGGAAATAGTCTGGCAGCGTGAAGGAATTATCTATATCTCCTGGACGATCACCGACATATAGCAGCCCCAAGCCTGCACCGAGTCCGGCTAAATTACCTTGCTGAATTTCATAGGTTGTCCACAGGCTAAACTGATTATCCGGCACACCTTCTAGCTGGTTACCTTGAATGTCGGTCGTATCTTCGCTGACAAAGGCGTCAAGATAGTTGTAGGCAGCAGTAACATTCCATCCGGGTAAAATCTCGCCATTGAGGTTGAGATCGATGCCTCGACTGGCCACTTCTCCAGTCTGTATCGACAACAAAGGATCGTCAGGATCGGAAACAACAATATTTTGTCGACGAATGTCAAAGGCGGCTAGCGTGAGGCTAAGCCTATCGGTGACGTCTGTTTTTATGCCCACTTCAAACTGTCTGCCTTCTTCTGGCTCAAACGTAGAACCATTTCCATTTAAGAAGCCCGCACCGTTCGGCAAAAATGAGGTGGTATAGGATGCATAAAGCGTAATGGGTTCGATGGGCTTATATACAATCCCCAGTCTGGGCGTAAAGGCTTCGCTTTGATCTTCAAATTCTTGTCTGGGTTCACCCGAATTCCGTTCTGTTCGAAATTCATCTACGTAGTCAAATCGAAGTCCTGCTAGGAGTATCAGCTCAGGAATAATCGTAATTTGGTCTTGAATGTAGGCGCTAATCGTATCCACATTATCGTCACGAAAAAATGTGGGAGATTTCTCAAACGGCTCGTTCGTATAAACAGGATTAAACGCGTTGATCGGTGGAAATTCATTATCGAACTGAAAGGCCGGATCTTCCGCATCGTGGCGATATTCGAGTCCAAACAAAAGCTCGTGCTCAACACTGCCTGTGTTGAATTGGCCAACGAGTTCCGCATTAGTAAAAAATCTCTGATATGTGCCCTCTGCGAAGTACTCGACTCGCTCTGCTTCACCCGTGACTTCGTCAAAAGAGTTCACAAACGGGTAATATCTCTCGGGTTCGTATTGAAAGTATTGTGAGCTATGCCTTAAAGACAAGTTATCATTGAAGTCGTGGTTGAGCCGGTAGCCAAGACTAAACTGGTCCTGGGTAAACTCTCCAAAATCTTCATTCAGAAAGCGACTTCGAGGAACGTCAATCGGCTCGCCATTACTGTCGAAGGGAATGCCCTCATCTGTGGTCTCGCGGTCATAGGTATATTGCCCAAACACATCTAGCGACGTATTCTCGTTAATGTCCCAGGCGAGGGTAGGAGATACTTGCAGTCGCTCTCCATCTACAAAGTCGCGAAAGCTACCATAGTTCTCATAGGATAGATTCAGTCGATACCGGACATCGCCCGCCCCGGTCAGCGGCCCAGATAAATCAAGCGCTCCGTCGTATGATTCAAAACTGCCAGCACTGCCAGAAACTTCATGAAAAGGCTTACTTAGCGGCTGCTTGGTCACTAAATTAACGACACCCCCAGGGTTACCTTGCCCAAACAAGACTGATGCAGGGCCACGTAATACCTCGATTCTTTCTACATCGTTAGTGCTTAGGGGCGCTAATGAAAACGCTGAAATACCGTCGCGAAAGATAGTGTCATTGAGTCGAAATCCGCGAATGAGGAGGTTCGGGCCAAACGCACTGGTTCCTCTCGCACCATTTTCCACAATACCTCCAGCCGTTTCTAACGCATCGCCCAGCTCAGTCACATTGCGGTCTTCTAACACTGCTTCGGGAATGACCTGAATCGAGAAAGGAGTATCGCGTATCGGTGTATCTGTCCCAATCGCAGTGCTGGCACTTGACGGATTGTAGCCTTCATCGTCTTCGCCAGTCACAACCAGCCTGATCGTATCGCTCGTATCGTCAGCTTGGGCAGCACCTGGTGCAATGCTTATCGCTAATCCGCTAGCTGTACTTTCAAAATCAGCTATAGGCGGCGCATTGGAGCCTGTCACAACGACCCTTACACGCTCATCCGGCAACGCCGACACCTGAACTAACGCAATGCCTTCTGCCGGTTCAAACTGTTCTAACGGGTTATCTACCAACACCGCATTGGAGAATTCTGCAATCAACGCATTGCCCGATGCTGTTGTTACCCGCATATTTAGCGCTGTCTCGATAGTCTCTAATGTAATTTGCAAGCCCGTTTCAGATTCTTCAACCTGTATGCCCACAATCTGCACTGGCGCTGTTTCAGTTTGAGCCATCCAATTGGCGGTTACTGTATAACTAGCTTCTCCTATTCGAGAGTCAGCTATTTCGGCTTTAGCTCCAGTTGCCGTCAATGCAAACAGGGATAACACAGTCGTCATTAGCAATTGCCGTATTCTATGTAGCATTTCTCCTCACACACAGCGCTTAGCGCCTTATTGAAATCGATTCCTGATTAGGAGCTTATCAAAGGCGAGATGACTTAAGATAGTGAGTAGTAAGTGCTACACGGAATAGTTTGAACGCTGTGCGGATTTTGCGATGTGGATTTTAGTGCTGACGTAGATACTCTCTTGGAGAAGAACCGTACTTTCTGCGGAACGCAGCGGCAAAATAGCTACGGCTAGAGAAACCGACGCTGCGAGCAGCTTCAGAGACATTCATCTCTCCCTCTATCAGCAGCTGACGGGCGGTTTCCATGCGGTGATTGTGCAAGTAGCCAAACGCCGTCTCGCCAAATACTTGACGAAACCCTCGCTTCAATGTGCAGTCATTCAGACCTACTTGCCGCGCTAAATTCAGCAGCGAAGGAGGATCGCTAACTTGCTGCAAAAGAATCTTCTTAGCGTGGTGAATCCGCTCAATATCATCAGTTTTTAATCGGTTGGCCTGTTGTTTCACGTCATGTTGACGTAGCTCTTGGTCTATTAACAGCGTCATCAGCTCCCACACTTTACTTTCTAGGTAAGCCTTTTTAATCACGCCAGTAAAAGGACAGTTCAACAGCTGGTGTAGTGCCGTCTGCATAGCTGCTGTGGTCACACCAATGCGCTCGGTATAGATCTGCGTTTGATCTCTAAACAAATACTGCAAAGGCGTCTCTGTTGGATCGAAAGAGCTTCCTAAGAAACTTCTCAACACAGAGGGTTCAATATGGACATTGATTTCTAGAGAGGGTTCATCAGCCAGGTATACCAAGGTTTCTTTAGGTGCTATCCCACTACCGTATAAAGCATACTGACCCGACGAGATTGAACTAATGCACTCTCCTTTTCCCTCCACACAGAACACATATTCAATCGGGTGAGTTCGCTCAGGCAAACAAATTACCAACTCATCGTGTAGCTGACGCTGTTCGATGCCTAGCTCCAGCCCATCACGAAGCTCTATAGAACAATAGCTGCCCTGCCCTAACTGCACGGGATACTGCCAAACTGTTTCAAACGCTTCATTTTGTCGGTTGCAGGTTTTGTGCTCAGATTCATAGACCAAATGCCAGTAGTCTTCTTGTATTAGCGAAATCGTCATATTGACTACGGATATCCCTACAGGAAGCGAAAGTAGCTGTTGAGAATAATTCTTATCTATAAATACGGATTCGTCAAGCTAACAGGGAGGTTTGGTGTTGGGTCAAAACCCACCGCAAATACTCCGTCGAACGGTCAAAAAGATCCCTTCGCGGCTCCTTTTATGCAATCTGCTGAGATAAGCTGTCAAGCAGTGTGCATTCGTTTGCCATGATTCGCGATGGCCTCTATTTCTATCTGGCAAGTATTGGGTCGGCTCATTCGCTATGCGCCAAAGCTGTATTGCACAGACACTCTTTTATGGCTATGCATTGCGGGCTTGCCCATTGTTCCAGGCGTGATCATTCGCGAATTTTTTAATAGTTTGACCCAGCCGTCTAGCCAGACTCAATTGCTCCCTTTCGCTGCCTCCCCATGGCTCTGGATCGCGCTCCTGCTTGCCGTTGGTCTAGCTAGAGTTATCGCCATCTTTACCGGACGAATTACCAAGACGCAGCATCGATTTCTGATGAGTGCGCTTATCCGCCATAATTTACTATTAGAACTGTTCAAGCGACCGGGTGCAGAACTCGCAGCCCGTCAGCAGATCTCTCCCGGCGAAATTCTCAACTATTTTCGTGATGATGCTCAGCAGATAGAAGATACAGTTGCTAGCGTCAACGAGGTCTTTGCAGAGGCTGTCTTCGCGATCGCCTCTATCAGTCTTCTGCTCAGCGTCAATGCCAGAATAACAGCGTTTGTGTTTGTCCCGCTCTGTGTCATCGCCCTTCTCGTTCACAAAGCCGAACATCGATTGAAACGCTATCGCCGTGCTAGCCGTCAAGCCACTGCGCAGGTGACTGGTCTGATTACGGAAACCTTTAGCGCGCTGCAGGCGATTAAAGTCGCTGGGGCCGAAGCGGATATACTGCGCGAACTGAAGAAAAAAGGCGATCGCCGCCAAAAGCTGACCATACGCGATCGCATATTCACCACCTCTCTTGATGCGGGGTTTGAAGGCATCGTCAGTCTTGGAACTGCTCTTTTACTGCTGCTAGCCGCTCAGAGCTCACAGTCAACGTCCGCTCAAAACAGTCTCAGCGTGGGCGACTTTGCTTTGTTTGTCTACTATCTCTCCTTTATTACCTTTTTTCTAGCCTTCTTTGGCAGCTTTATCGCCGTTACCAAACACAGTGAAGTGTCGTTTGAGAGAATGGCAGCGCTAATCGAAGAGAGCACCTTGAAAAAAAAGAAAACCAGCCCAGTACGAGCACTTGTACATCCTTACCCACTCTACCTCAAGCCATTATTCAAACAGCCGCCGCTGTTACCACCACTGGAGCAAACGGCCCCAGCCAATGCTCTGATAGAACTACGGGTTGAAAATCTTACCTATCGCTATCCCAATAGCGTCAACGGTATCGAAGATATCAGTTTCAGTATAAAGCGAGGGAGTCTAACTGTCATTACAGGGGACGTCGGCTCTGGAAAAACAACATTACTCCGTGCATTGTTAGGGCTGCTTAGTGCGCAGCGCGGTCGCCTTTTCTGGAATGGGCAAAAGATTCTCGATCCGGCTAGTTTTTTCGTACCACCCCAGGCTGCCTACACACCTCAGATTCCTCATCTATTTAGCGCCTCTGTGCAAGAGAATATCCAAATAGGATGGAAGGAGCCCAATATGGCGATGGCAATAGATAGTGCGATCGCAACAGCTGCTCTTGATAGAGATATCTCAACAATGCCGAACGGCCTTGATACCCCTGTGGGCACTCAAGGCTTCCAACTTTCCGGTGGACAGAAACAGCGTGTTGCTGCTGCTCGCATGATCCTAAGAAAACCTCAACTTTTAGTCTTTGATGATCTTTCTAGTGCGTTGGATATAAAGACAGAAGAACAGCTATGGAACCACTTTCTGAGGCCAAGCAGTAACAATCAATCGTTCACTTGCTTAGCAGTTTCTCATCGACAGTCAGTTCTAGATTTTGCTAATCAAATCATTGTCATGAAAGCTGGTCGACTAGATAGAAGCAGAAGTCATCTTATCTAATCCACGATTGAGTTCCGGCAGGTCTAGGCTCTAATATCCATCCAGCTATCTAGTCCAAACATCTTGACGAAGATGTACTCGCGAAAGAGTTGATTTGCAATATTATTAGTGAGATTAGATCTCGTTACCGCATTGGGAAAAATTGATGCGCTTCAATAATTTGAATCATTCAATGCCTTTCATTATCTATGAAAAGATGTCAAAGAAATCAAAAGCATTTGGCTTCAATAATGTGCCTTTACTGTAATATTATTGAGAACCAGTCTCTATATATGTATTTTCTCTAAACCTTCTGCTACTGAGCTTGGCGACTATGAGTCTTTCTAAATCTTGTCTGGAACAGCATGACAAAGAGAACGCGATGACTAAAAAGTGGTTATTGCGCGGATTTTTAGTCGCAGCTGGGACGCACCTAGGGCTCTTTCCACTCATGGCCTTTATCCCGGCAGACGTTGCTGCACCACCCGAGCGGATTGAACTGGTCGTGACTAGTCCGACCGAGCCACTAGAAGCAGTCGTTGAAAACGGTCCTCTAGAAGAAATTCCGCCTGAAGAAACCGTTGAAGCATTAACAGAAGCTATTGCTCAGGCCGAATTAGCGGCGGCTTCCCAAGTCTCAGGCGGCTACTCCGCGCCTATCTCTTCTTTTCAGCCGGCACCGCCTCAGCCGGAAGTCGGACCGCTAGACGTCTCTGAGCCTGTAGAACCAGAAGTAGTAGATCCGGGAGTGTCTGAGCCCGAGCCTATTGAAGAACACATTGAAGAGTCCGCTACCTCAGATCCAGAGGTCGCAGACTCTGAAGAGCCTTCTGCTGAGTCAGACGCTGACGAGCCAACAGAATTAGAGCCTGAAGTCGCAGAGTCAGAAGAAGAGAGCGATTCAATTGAAACGGCAGCGAACAGCACAGAAGATGATTCTGATGCGCCTGACCTGACCGCTTTGCGAGATAGATTACAACGGGCTCAGGCGCGTGAAGGTACGAGAGAAGATAGTGACGCTACGCCCGCTGCTACGGGAGAAGATATAGAAACCGCTCGCAGAGACGGTCCCTCTGAAGGATCGGGATCAGGGACCGCCGAAGGGGATGGGGATAGTAGTGGTTCAACCACAGTGAGCTGTCGTCAATGCGATCGCCCAGAATATCCAGAAGAAGCCTTAGAAGAGGGTGTCGAAGGCTCTCCCTCCGTAAACCTAGAATATGATGAAGATGGAAATGTTATCGGTGCGGTGCTAGAGCAGTCGAGCGGTAATGCTGCGCTAGACAGAGCTGCCCTAGAAGCTGCCCGCAACTACGAAATGGACAGCGGCGGCCGCAGTGGGACGGTATCTGTTGAGATTGACTTTGGCATAGAAGGATCAGAGCGATCACGCGCCGCTCAAAGAAGAGGCGAAAGAGAATCTGTCAGCACACCTGCTCTCCCACCCGAACCAGAAAGCGAAGTTGTTCAAAGTCCAGAACCTACCGCAGCCCCACCAGCATCCGCCACCGAACCCGCCACCGAACCAACTACACCCGAACCAACTGCACCCGAACCGACTGCACCCGAACCAACTACACCCGAACCAACTACACCCGAACCAACTGCACCCGAACCCTTAACACCTGAGCCGACTGCGAGTGAAGAGTCTCCAGAGCCTGAGTCAGAAGCGCCAGCACCTGCCGCAGCGCCTGACGTGCCCGACACTTCTCTACCGGAACAAGAAGCGCCAGCGCCAGCGCCTGACGTACCTGATATTGCTCTACCGGAACCCTTAGCACCAGCCCCACAACCCATGGAACCGCCTCTGCCGCCACCGGAATCGGTAGCACCACCAGAGCCTGTTGTTCCTGACATTGGGCCACTAGAAGAATAGGCAAAAATAAACGCCCAATCAGTTATTGAGGCTTGATTCAGCGACGGGTTAACACTCTCAAGGCGATTTCCTGCACGACAGTCTATGGGAGCGCATAGGTTGGTTGTTGTCAATCGCCTTCAGTGATAAGCCTACGGCATGGCTTTGCTTACCGCCCTGCATAAGTCCGGTCCTTTCCACTGCCACTAGCATATCTTCGGATGTTCGCAAAGATATTGGCGTTCAAGTGCTTTCGTGATCGTATCTATCTCGATACCAACACCCAGGTTTGTGCTGTAGAAGGCTACTCTGATTCTTGCTTAGAGTTAACGCTAGATCCAATCTGGGACGCTGATAGGCATCACCAGCGAGCTAACCCTAATACCTTGTAACTCAGGTGCGAACTCAGGCATGGCATAGAACAACTCAGGTATGGCCTCAGGTACGGGGTTGGCAGGATAGGGCCGTCAACGCGATGAGGCTATGTGAAAGAGATGAAACAGTTACTGAGTGGGCTGTATCGGGAATGAGATTTGTATCAACTGGCTTTTGAGGAAGCGATGCAGCTGTACTGGCTGATGCTGCTGATGCAGGTAGAAGAAGAGGATTTGTTGGGTCAAAAGATTGTAGAAACGTCTCGGCGGGTATGCGCTGATCTGGCAGAGGCTTGGCAGGGGCGCTGCTGCTATGAGACGTTTTTGAACAAGCTGAATGAGGCGGTGATAGGTGTGGCTTCTATGGCAGACGTGGCTGGCGTTTGCGATGGAGTGTGGCTATGTGGGGTATGGTCCCGACTATTGCAAAAATAGGCCATAGGCTAGAAGCGCTGCGATAGTTGAGTTACAGCCATCGAAAAATTGACTTAATAGAAAAGTATTAACTAACGGACGCTTTGAGCCAGGCAAATAGTACATATGGTCTTAGCCATAGTTTGCTGAGGCAGAGTACCCTTGATACTCCGCATGCTTTGAAAAGTAGAAAGTAAGGCTCGATAATAAAGCAGGCTAATTTGCTAGCTTTTTGAGAGCACTTTGAGCCACGGTTTCAGCTCTAGCTGAGGTGACCTTTTGATATCTCAGCGTGGTCAGAATGGATTCATGACCCATCAACGCCCTAAGCTCCTCAATCCCCATTAGGCCAACACGTTCAGTCGCAAAAGTATGACGCAGATCGTGCAGTCTCGCACCTTCTAACTCGGGCACATCTACAATCAATCGCCGCCAGTTTTGATGCACCGTGCGGTAGCTGAGGCGACTGATACTGCCCGCTATCGGCTGCTGTGCGGTGAAGAGAGCCGGAAAACGATGATGCCGATAGTGCTTGAGGGAAGTATTGAGCAGCTAGGCTGCATCATCGCTGTAAAACCACCAGCGCTGTTTGTTGCCTTTGCCGATGACTTGGAACTTCTGTTGTTCGAGATTGACTTGCTCAAGGTCAAGTGCCAAAACTTCTGAAATTCGTGCCCCACTACGATGCAATAATCTGACAATATGGAAGAGGTTCGCGCAAACCCTGTATCCTTTTCCATGCAAGGAATACAGGGGATTGAAATTCCCTCTCTTAACAAGGGCAAGTCTTTAATCCGGGATAGATGTTCCGATCCGCGCAAACCTACGCTAAAACCCCTAATTTACAAGGGGTTTAGAAGGCCGCCGTCGCAATCACCCATCTTGGACGGGGTGGGTTGAAAGAAAAGTTTCAATACTTGGTATGCATATAACCAGCAGTCGCAATCACCCATCTCGGACGGGGTGGGTTGAAAGTGAGAGAGCCAGTTTTGCGCAGGACACGGCCTAAGTCGCAATCACCCATCTTGGACGGGGTGGGTTGAAAGTTTATGGACTAGGTGCAAGCTTTAAATTCAATCAAGTCGCAATCACCCATCTTGGACGGGGTGGGTTGAAAGCAAATAGTGCGTTGTTCTCATCACGTGCTGCTTTGTTGGAATCACCCATCATGGACAGGGTGGGTTGAAAGTCTATGAATATGTGGTTACTGATGAAACTGCTAAGAGCAAGCTGAATGGCGGGTTGAAAGAGAGCGCATCGTTGACATCCTAATCAACGATGTAGGTTAAGTTTATGTAGTGCATTTACTTGGCTATCATCAAGTAGCTGGCATATTGTCTTTCCGTACAAAAAGCTTCCTTATATTTCTATCTAGCAACAAAAGGAAGTCTTTTGTATGTCCTAGTGCCCTCCATTTTGGCAACAAATGATTCCTGAAGGTCGCTGGATGACATTTAATTTGTCACCACCAACTGGACGACATCAATTTGTCTTGGTGACATCAATTTGTCCTCGACGACACTAATTTGTCACCGATGACAAACAATGTGTCACTGTACAATAATGGACGTACGCCGACTCGAACGGCGGACCTCATCGATGTCAACGATGCGCTCTAACCAACTGAGCTATACGTCCTTATGGATTGATTACAGTGGCCATTGAATATACCATAGTGATCTTAGTAAAGGCAAGATTTGTTTGAGATCACCCAGGAAAATAGCATCTCAAAGTATGTGATAACAGGAGAATGAAGCTTCCAGGAACTCTGACTAACTTTTGATTGTCTCTTGTCTTTTTGGATATAGCAATCTGCTGTAGGCGTAGCCTCCTTCATGAGTATGCATTTATGAGTACGCATTCAGCGGAATTACAGAATTACTATGTCTATTACAGTATCCGACTGTATAGGACTGTAATGGCTAAATAATAAATTGCTCTCTAAGCGTACGTTGACCTAGCTTGATACGAACACCAAACTGCTCTCCGGCTTGGCCACTAAATCGAAGCTGGATGTAGTTATCAATCGCTCTAGAGGTTGCCTTTAGGTAATCAGCGTCGTTTCCATCGAGTACAGTAAGTTCAATACCCTCTGGTAGATAGAGCGATTCTCCTAGAGGACGCACCTGTAGAATAAAGCTAGTCCGTCTGTCGGCAGTTTGAGTAATGTGAACGACTAGAGCAACTCGAACTGATTGACTAAGGTGAGTCCCTAAGTCAACTAGCTTGGCACGGCTAATATCAGTTACAGTTGTCGGTGTATCTAGAGTAGGTGAGACCAAATCTGCAGAGGTGCGAAATGCTAAATCGAGCTCAGTCGGATTCATCAACGCCGCCGCTGTTTGCCAACCTTCGGCAATAATGCCATCTACCCATTTGCCAATTTGATTAAGAACACTCGGAGCAGTGCTTAGCTGACTCGATACTGCTGAAGACTGAGACGTTTGTAGCTGGTGAACCTGATCGATGAGCGTTTCAATCGGACCAAACCTATCTGTAGGAACGTACTCCATCTGAGGGACGTCCACACTAAAACCAGCTAATGTAGCCCGACGAGTACCTTCATCTAGACGGACCGCTATATAGCCCGCATGGCCATACCAATCCTCGGGCGGAATCTGACAGGTCTCACTACTTGAATTAATTAGTCGGCAAGAGAAGGTACCAATATCAGGCAGTTTGATATCAGCAACATTAGCTACTAACTGCATGATTGGATTCCAGCTATCGCTATCGGCTAAGTCAGTTGGAATAGCCAGTAGCTGTAAGTAGGTATTGACTGCACAGACAGCCAACGTGTTTTGTCTAATTTGTTCAGCCTTCTCGGGAATAGAGCACTGCTGAGCAAATCGCCCTGCAATCTGCATAGACTCAGTGGTAATAGGTATAACAATACCGGACTGTTGAGAATAGGTGGTAGTAACCATGTTCTAATCCCCGCCTTTATGGGGTGACAATAGTGAGTAAGTAGTTTTATAAACCGCCAAAAACGGCTTCTTATAATTATGTTGAAAGGTTATTGAAGGTATCCTTGCGACTTGCCAAACTCTCTAAGTAAGGGAAAGCATCGGCGATTGTAAAAGCTACTTAGCGTACCGATAGACAGTCCGTAGTCTTGAGAGAGTTGCTTCCAGGGGGTCTCTGGCGGCAAGCGCTTAAGAATTAAGAGCTGAGCGGTGACATTAGGATACTGGCTGATGTAGATAGATTTAAGCGTATTGTCCGCATCAGATTGTGCCCAGGTACGAACCTGCTCTAGTAGAGGGGGAATATCAGGAGGAGCGGGAAGCCTATCGATAGGATCTAAAACTGTGCCATCTTCCTTGCAAGCCACGCCACTAGACTGACTTTGAATATTGGCGCGCCGATAGTTTTCATCAA
It includes:
- a CDS encoding DUF1822 family protein — encoded protein: MVTTTYSQQSGIVIPITTESMQIAGRFAQQCSIPEKAEQIRQNTLAVCAVNTYLQLLAIPTDLADSDSWNPIMQLVANVADIKLPDIGTFSCRLINSSSETCQIPPEDWYGHAGYIAVRLDEGTRRATLAGFSVDVPQMEYVPTDRFGPIETLIDQVHQLQTSQSSAVSSQLSTAPSVLNQIGKWVDGIIAEGWQTAAALMNPTELDLAFRTSADLVSPTLDTPTTVTDISRAKLVDLGTHLSQSVRVALVVHITQTADRRTSFILQVRPLGESLYLPEGIELTVLDGNDADYLKATSRAIDNYIQLRFSGQAGEQFGVRIKLGQRTLREQFII
- a CDS encoding ABC transporter ATP-binding protein; amino-acid sequence: MASISIWQVLGRLIRYAPKLYCTDTLLWLCIAGLPIVPGVIIREFFNSLTQPSSQTQLLPFAASPWLWIALLLAVGLARVIAIFTGRITKTQHRFLMSALIRHNLLLELFKRPGAELAARQQISPGEILNYFRDDAQQIEDTVASVNEVFAEAVFAIASISLLLSVNARITAFVFVPLCVIALLVHKAEHRLKRYRRASRQATAQVTGLITETFSALQAIKVAGAEADILRELKKKGDRRQKLTIRDRIFTTSLDAGFEGIVSLGTALLLLLAAQSSQSTSAQNSLSVGDFALFVYYLSFITFFLAFFGSFIAVTKHSEVSFERMAALIEESTLKKKKTSPVRALVHPYPLYLKPLFKQPPLLPPLEQTAPANALIELRVENLTYRYPNSVNGIEDISFSIKRGSLTVITGDVGSGKTTLLRALLGLLSAQRGRLFWNGQKILDPASFFVPPQAAYTPQIPHLFSASVQENIQIGWKEPNMAMAIDSAIATAALDRDISTMPNGLDTPVGTQGFQLSGGQKQRVAAARMILRKPQLLVFDDLSSALDIKTEEQLWNHFLRPSSNNQSFTCLAVSHRQSVLDFANQIIVMKAGRLDRSRSHLI
- a CDS encoding sigma-70 family RNA polymerase sigma factor, yielding MGKVSAPKNVLQRMYTSSDRPESLLDLVQQTCQHPIGSRQRQKGLTKLIQVLTEQLWHTYDTYYPDALQQTWIYFCRNLCEATTARAYDPTRAKLTTWLNAYLKRRLQDFQIDENYRRANIQSQSSGVACKEDGTVLDPIDRLPAPPDIPPLLEQVRTWAQSDADNTLKSIYISQYPNVTAQLLILKRLPPETPWKQLSQDYGLSIGTLSSFYNRRCFPLLREFGKSQGYLQ
- a CDS encoding energy transducer TonB → MTKKWLLRGFLVAAGTHLGLFPLMAFIPADVAAPPERIELVVTSPTEPLEAVVENGPLEEIPPEETVEALTEAIAQAELAAASQVSGGYSAPISSFQPAPPQPEVGPLDVSEPVEPEVVDPGVSEPEPIEEHIEESATSDPEVADSEEPSAESDADEPTELEPEVAESEEESDSIETAANSTEDDSDAPDLTALRDRLQRAQAREGTREDSDATPAATGEDIETARRDGPSEGSGSGTAEGDGDSSGSTTVSCRQCDRPEYPEEALEEGVEGSPSVNLEYDEDGNVIGAVLEQSSGNAALDRAALEAARNYEMDSGGRSGTVSVEIDFGIEGSERSRAAQRRGERESVSTPALPPEPESEVVQSPEPTAAPPASATEPATEPTTPEPTAPEPTAPEPTTPEPTTPEPTAPEPLTPEPTASEESPEPESEAPAPAAAPDVPDTSLPEQEAPAPAPDVPDIALPEPLAPAPQPMEPPLPPPESVAPPEPVVPDIGPLEE